From Callithrix jacchus isolate 240 chromosome 3, calJac240_pri, whole genome shotgun sequence, a single genomic window includes:
- the GK2 gene encoding glycerol kinase 2 has protein sequence MAAPKKAVAGPLVGAVVQGTNSTRFLVFSSKTAELLSHHRVELTQEFPKEGWVEQDPKEILQSVYECIERTCEKLDELNIDISNIKAVGVSNQRETTVIWDKLTGEPLYNAVVWLDLRTQATVEDLSKKIPGNNNFVKSKTGLPLSTYFSAVKLRWLLDNVRNVQRAVEEGRALFGTIDSWLIWSLTGGVNGGVHCTDVTNASRTMLFNIHSLEWDKELCDFFEIPMGILPNVFSSSEIYGIIQAGALEGVPISGCLGDQCAALVGQMCLQEGQAKNTYGTGCFLLCNTGRKCVFSEHGLLTTVAYKLGREKPVYYALEGSVAIAGAVIRWLRDNLGIIETSRDLEKLAKEVGTSYGCYFVPAFSGLYAPYWEPSARGILCGLTQFTNKCHIAFAALEAVCFQTREILEAMNRDCGIPLRHLQVDGGMTHNNVLMQLQADILHIPVIKPFMPETTALGAAMAAGAAEGVNVWSLEPQALSVLRMERFEPQIQATESEIRYATWKKAVMKSMGWVTSQSPESSDSSIFSSLPLGFFIVSSMVILIGARYISGIP, from the coding sequence ATGGCAGCCCCCAAGAAAGCAGTCGCGGGGCCGTTGGTCGGAGCGGTGGTCCAGGGCACCAACTCCACTCGCTTTCTGGTTTTCAGTTCAAAAACAGCGGAACTACTTAGTCATCACAGAGTGGAATTAACACAAGAGTTCCCAAAAGAAGGTTGGGTGGAACAAGACCCTAAGGAAATTCTTCAGTCTGTCTATGAGTGTATAGAGAGAACGTGTGAGAAACTTGACGAACTGAATATTGATATATCCAACATAAAAGCTGTTGGTGTCAGCAATCAGAGGGAAACCACTGTAATCTGGGACAAGTTAACTGGAGAGCCTCTCTACAATGCTGTGGTGTGGCTGGATCTAAGAACCCAGGCTACCGTTGAGGATCTTagtaaaaaaattccaggaaataacAACTTCGTCAAGTCTAAGACAGGCCTCCCACTTAGCACTTACTTCAGTGCAGTAAAACTTCGTTGGCTGCTTGACAATGTGAGAAACGTCCAAAGGGCTGTTGAAGAAGGTAGAGCTCTTTTTGGTACCATTGATTCGTGGCTTATCTGGAGTTTAACAGGAGGAGTTAATGGAGGTGTGCATTGTACAGATGTCACAAATGCAAGTAGGACAATGCTTTTTAATATCCATTCTTTGGAATGGGATAAAGAACTCTGTGACTTTTTTGAAATTCCAATGGGCATTCTTCCAAATGTCTTCAGTTCTTCTGAGATCTATGGCATAATTCAAGCTGGGGCCCTGGAAGGTGTGCCAATATCTGGGTGTTTGGGGGACCAATGTGCTGCATTGGTAGGACAAATGTGCCTCCAAGAAGGACAAGCCAAAAACACCTATGGAACAGGTTGCTTCTTACTATGTAATACAGGTCGTAAATGTGTGTTTTCTGAACATGGCCTTCTGACCACTGTAGCTTACAAACTAGGCAGAGAGAAACCAGTATATTATGCACTGGAAGGTTCTGTTGCTATAGCAGGTGCTGTTATTCGTTGGCTAAGAGACAATCTTGGAATTATAGAGACCTCGAGAGACCTTGAAAAACTTGCTAAAGAAGTAGGAACTTCTTATGGCTGTTACTTTGTCCCAGCCTTTTCGGGGTTATATGCACCTTACTGGGAGCCCAGTGCAAGAGGGATACTCTGTGGTCTCACTCAGTTTACCAATAAATGTCATATTGCTTTTGCTGCATTAGAAGCTGTTTGTTTCCAAACTCGAGAGATTTTGGAAGCCATGAACCGTGACTGTGGAATTCCACTTCGTCATTTGCAGGTAGATGGTGGAATGACCCACAACAACGTTCTTATGCAACTACAAGCAGATATTCTGCATATTCCAGTAATAAAGCCATTTATGCCTGAAACAACTGCACTAGGAGCTGCCATGGCAGCAGGAGCTGCAGAAGGAGTAAATGTTTGGAGTCTTGAACCCCAGGCTTTGTCAGTTCTCAGGATGGAACGATTTGAACCACAGATCCAGGCCACAGAAAGTGAAATTCGTTATGCTACATGGAAGAAAGCCGTAATGAAATCAATGGGTTGGGTTACCAGTCAGTCTCCTGAAAGTAGTGATTCTTCTATCTTCTCTAGTCTGCCTTTGGGATTTTTTATAGTGAGTAGCATGGTAATACTAATTGGAGCAAGATATATCTCGGGTATACCATAA